A genomic window from Nocardioides jiangxiensis includes:
- a CDS encoding DUF3151 domain-containing protein, producing the protein MDLLAGPDPVHLPDDPAAVELAQGAEPMDVTRRHPASPTAWAALAVAARDAGAPDLAVYAYARVGYHRALDLLRRNGWRGNGPVPWEHEANRGFLQCLALLAEAARVIGEDEEWQRCAEFLRSSSPTAYDVLLDD; encoded by the coding sequence ATGGATCTCCTCGCCGGCCCCGACCCCGTCCACCTGCCCGACGACCCCGCGGCCGTCGAGCTCGCACAGGGTGCCGAGCCGATGGACGTCACCCGTCGCCACCCCGCCTCGCCGACGGCCTGGGCGGCGCTGGCCGTCGCCGCCCGCGACGCCGGGGCACCGGACCTCGCGGTCTACGCCTACGCCAGGGTCGGCTACCACCGTGCGCTCGACCTGCTGCGCCGCAACGGCTGGCGCGGCAACGGACCGGTCCCGTGGGAGCACGAGGCCAACCGCGGCTTCCTCCAGTGCCTGGCGCTGCTCGCGGAGGCCGCGCGCGTCATCGGGGAGGACGAGGAGTGGCAGCGCTGCGCGGAGTTCCTGCGCAGCAGCAGCCCCACGGCGTACGACGTGCTGCTGGACGACTGA
- the lysS gene encoding lysine--tRNA ligase — protein sequence MARGGKQQEPTDWVTRAADDAIRHAAGSGDPAAMAAYVEGGGLVTVASGASPSGPIHLGNLREFLTPHFVAEELRRRGVKTRHLHSWDDFDRYRKVGAGIPPEWAEHIGKPLTAVPDPFGCHDNWAEHFKAPLRAALQEMGVEVEEISQTEMYRSGAYRDRILHAVANRDAIERVLATYRTKPGQQAAEVEDEQEAAALADSVAAAEDLDRFPYKPWCGRCGKDTTSVSSYSDETHDLAYTCTSCGFEGSTNLATEDNGKLVWKVDWPMRWAFEGVNFEPGGLDHSTPGSSYTVGKELVSEVFGGRAPAYVAYAFVGFAGMQKMSSSSGGVPIPADALKVLEAPMVRWLYARKQPKQAFTIDFGPEVVRLYDEWDALGKKAANPEKRDGAVLAWERAVSTSSAGVLPVSPVTVPFRVLSGVADVTAGSAEQISRIVSHVGYAHDSVADLEPRLGRAMNWTEEFVPESERTIVRESADVELLGSLGATEQQWLSLLLEHLPTGELELDEVTTLVYGVPKLAAGLALEDQPTEQVKADQKAFFTLLYNLLVSAERGPRLPTLIVALGAEKVRSLLSA from the coding sequence ATGGCACGAGGCGGCAAGCAGCAGGAGCCCACGGACTGGGTGACCCGCGCCGCGGACGACGCGATCCGGCACGCGGCGGGCTCCGGCGACCCGGCTGCGATGGCGGCGTACGTCGAGGGCGGGGGGCTCGTCACCGTGGCCTCCGGCGCCTCCCCCTCGGGCCCGATCCACCTCGGCAACCTGCGCGAGTTCCTCACCCCGCACTTCGTGGCCGAGGAGCTCCGCCGCCGCGGCGTGAAGACCCGCCACCTCCACTCGTGGGACGACTTCGACCGCTACCGCAAGGTCGGCGCGGGCATCCCGCCGGAGTGGGCCGAGCACATCGGCAAGCCGCTGACGGCTGTCCCGGACCCGTTCGGCTGCCACGACAACTGGGCCGAGCACTTCAAGGCTCCGCTGCGGGCTGCCCTGCAGGAGATGGGCGTCGAGGTCGAGGAGATCTCCCAGACCGAGATGTACCGCTCGGGCGCCTACCGCGACCGGATCCTCCACGCCGTCGCGAACCGCGACGCGATCGAGCGCGTGCTCGCGACGTACCGGACGAAGCCGGGCCAGCAGGCCGCCGAGGTCGAGGACGAGCAGGAGGCCGCAGCCCTGGCCGACTCGGTCGCTGCCGCCGAGGACCTGGACCGCTTCCCGTACAAGCCGTGGTGCGGCCGGTGCGGCAAGGACACCACGTCGGTGTCGTCCTACTCGGACGAGACCCATGACCTCGCCTACACCTGCACCTCGTGCGGCTTCGAGGGCTCGACCAACCTCGCCACCGAGGACAACGGCAAGCTGGTCTGGAAGGTCGACTGGCCGATGCGCTGGGCCTTCGAGGGCGTCAACTTCGAGCCCGGTGGCCTCGACCACTCGACGCCCGGCTCGTCGTACACCGTCGGCAAGGAGCTCGTCTCCGAGGTCTTCGGCGGCCGTGCCCCGGCGTACGTCGCCTACGCCTTCGTCGGCTTCGCCGGCATGCAGAAGATGTCGTCGTCCTCGGGCGGTGTGCCGATCCCCGCCGACGCACTCAAGGTCCTCGAGGCCCCGATGGTGCGCTGGCTCTACGCACGCAAGCAGCCGAAGCAGGCCTTCACCATCGACTTCGGCCCCGAGGTCGTCCGCCTGTACGACGAGTGGGACGCGCTCGGCAAGAAGGCCGCCAACCCGGAGAAGCGCGACGGCGCCGTCCTCGCCTGGGAGCGGGCCGTGTCGACCTCGTCGGCCGGTGTCCTTCCCGTGTCGCCCGTGACCGTGCCCTTCCGGGTGCTCTCCGGCGTCGCCGACGTCACCGCCGGCTCCGCCGAGCAGATCTCGCGCATCGTGTCGCACGTGGGCTACGCCCACGACTCGGTCGCCGACCTCGAGCCCCGCCTGGGCCGCGCCATGAACTGGACCGAGGAGTTCGTCCCGGAGTCAGAGCGCACGATCGTCCGCGAGTCTGCCGATGTCGAGCTGCTCGGCTCCCTGGGCGCCACGGAGCAGCAGTGGCTCTCGCTGCTGCTGGAGCACCTGCCGACCGGGGAGCTCGAGCTCGACGAGGTCACCACCCTGGTCTACGGCGTTCCCAAGCTGGCCGCCGGGCTGGCGCTCGAGGACCAGCCGACCGAGCAGGTCAAGGCCGACCAGAAGGCCTTCTTCACGCTGCTCTACAACCTGCTGGTCTCGGCCGAGCGCGGCCCGCGCCTGCCCACGCTGATCGTGGCGCTGGGTGCGGAGAAGGTGCGGAGCCTGCTCTCCGCCTGA